The following proteins come from a genomic window of Achromobacter deleyi:
- a CDS encoding sigma-70 family RNA polymerase sigma factor — protein MFSPPRAASPDIEVLYSDHHGWLQDWLRRRLGNAFDAADLAHDTFLRVLRNLEPIREPRAYLTTIAHGLVVNHWRRQDLERAYRDTLATVADTLAPSPEEGALLLDALCELDALLNQLNPKARAAFLLSHLEGYTYLEIAARLEVSERMVKKYMAQAMLHCLTAGQTPAP, from the coding sequence GTGTTCTCCCCCCCGCGCGCGGCATCCCCTGATATCGAAGTTCTCTACAGCGACCACCACGGCTGGCTGCAGGACTGGCTGCGTCGCCGCCTGGGCAATGCCTTCGACGCCGCCGACCTGGCGCACGACACCTTCCTGCGGGTGCTGCGCAACCTCGAACCGATCCGCGAACCGCGCGCCTACCTCACCACCATCGCCCACGGGCTGGTGGTGAACCACTGGCGGCGCCAGGACCTGGAACGCGCCTACCGCGACACGCTCGCCACCGTGGCCGACACCCTGGCGCCCTCGCCCGAGGAAGGCGCGCTGCTGCTGGACGCCCTGTGCGAACTCGACGCGCTGCTCAACCAGCTCAACCCCAAGGCCCGCGCCGCCTTCCTGCTGTCGCACCTCGAGGGCTACACCTACCTCGAGATCGCCGCGCGCCTGGAGGTGTCCGAACGCATGGTCAAGAAATACATGGCGCAGGCGATGCTGCATTGCCTGACCGCCGGCCAGACGCCCGCGCCATGA
- a CDS encoding FecR domain-containing protein — MSAAAPSFQVLQQAAEWYAALGAPSVDAAERQRWRQWHDADPAHQQAWRQVEAISGKFLDLPGGNKSMARRLLDAAAAGQARRRLTLKTLTLLCGAGLGAWGASRALPWRQWAASHHTALGERRQIRLADGAVIWLNTDSAIDVDYGPDLRRIKLVAGEILIATAPDSQSPARPFVVDTAQARLRALGTRYSVYQQDGASVVAVFDGAVRIEPVAKGVPGGILHAGEQARVTQAGAAPAEAAALARRSWADGLLVAENMRLGDFVAELSRYRRGYLGCAPEIADLRIVGTYSTADTQQALATLEATLPLRIRTPMPWWTVLEPR, encoded by the coding sequence ATGAGCGCCGCCGCGCCCAGCTTCCAGGTGCTGCAGCAGGCCGCCGAGTGGTATGCGGCGCTGGGCGCACCGTCGGTCGACGCCGCCGAACGCCAGCGCTGGCGCCAATGGCATGACGCCGACCCGGCCCACCAGCAGGCTTGGCGCCAGGTCGAGGCCATCAGCGGCAAGTTCCTCGACCTGCCGGGCGGCAACAAGTCGATGGCGCGCCGCCTGCTGGACGCCGCCGCGGCCGGCCAGGCCCGCCGCCGCCTTACCCTGAAGACCCTGACGCTGCTATGCGGCGCCGGCCTCGGCGCCTGGGGCGCATCGCGCGCCCTGCCCTGGCGTCAGTGGGCCGCCAGCCATCACACCGCGCTGGGCGAACGCCGCCAGATCCGGCTGGCCGATGGCGCCGTCATCTGGCTCAACACCGACAGCGCGATCGACGTGGACTACGGCCCCGACCTGCGCCGCATCAAGCTGGTGGCGGGCGAGATCCTGATCGCCACCGCGCCCGACTCCCAATCCCCCGCGCGCCCCTTCGTGGTCGACACGGCCCAGGCGCGGCTGCGCGCCCTGGGCACGCGCTACAGCGTCTACCAGCAGGACGGCGCCAGCGTGGTCGCCGTGTTCGACGGCGCGGTGCGGATCGAACCCGTGGCCAAGGGCGTCCCCGGCGGCATCCTGCATGCCGGCGAACAGGCCCGCGTCACGCAAGCCGGCGCCGCGCCCGCCGAAGCCGCCGCCCTGGCGCGCCGCTCCTGGGCCGACGGACTGCTGGTGGCCGAGAACATGCGCCTGGGCGATTTCGTGGCCGAACTGTCGCGCTACCGCCGCGGCTACCTGGGCTGCGCGCCGGAAATCGCCGACCTGCGCATCGTCGGCACCTATTCGACGGCGGATACCCAGCAGGCCCTGGCCACCCTGGAAGCGACGCTGCCGCTGCGGATACGCACGCCCATGCCCTGGTGGACCGTGCTCGAACCCAGGTAG
- a CDS encoding aminodeoxychorismate synthase component I gives MHCRFEDRLAGRALLLDGFCARIEARAAAEVGPALAAIDAARQRGRWVALLLDYELGEWLLPEAALPAPAGPWTPPRDDGRARLTALVFERKLDETPCDAPDADSAPGALSIPAPRMTEAAYVRQIETIRDLIGAGELYQVNYTQPLDVQYQGDAATLYRRIAARNPVAHGAYIEDGARTVLSFSPELFVARRGPRLTTRPMKGTAPRHPDPTEDQRLGQALLASDKNRAENLMIVDLLRNDLGRLAEPGSVKVEALFSLERYPTVWTMTSTVSAQAPDATLEDVLRALFPCGSITGAPKVAAMRRIRQMETAPRGLYCGSIGWLAPDGDFSLNVAIRTLVLDAAGHGVYSVGGGIVHDSDPAEEWQECHWKARILRA, from the coding sequence ATGCATTGTCGTTTTGAGGACCGGCTGGCCGGCCGCGCCCTGCTGCTGGACGGTTTCTGCGCCCGCATCGAGGCGCGCGCGGCGGCCGAGGTCGGCCCCGCCCTGGCCGCCATCGACGCGGCGCGCCAGCGCGGGCGCTGGGTCGCCCTGCTGCTGGACTACGAACTGGGCGAATGGCTGCTGCCGGAAGCCGCCCTGCCCGCGCCCGCCGGCCCCTGGACGCCGCCGCGCGACGACGGCCGGGCGCGCCTGACGGCGCTGGTGTTCGAACGCAAGCTTGACGAAACCCCGTGTGACGCGCCGGACGCCGACAGCGCGCCGGGCGCGCTCAGCATTCCCGCGCCCCGCATGACCGAGGCCGCCTACGTGCGCCAGATCGAGACCATCCGCGACCTGATCGGCGCCGGCGAGCTGTACCAGGTCAACTACACCCAGCCGCTGGACGTGCAGTACCAGGGCGACGCGGCCACGCTGTACCGCCGTATCGCCGCGCGCAATCCGGTGGCGCACGGCGCCTACATCGAGGACGGTGCGCGCACCGTGCTGTCGTTCTCGCCGGAACTGTTCGTGGCCCGCCGCGGCCCGCGCTTGACCACCCGCCCCATGAAGGGCACGGCGCCACGCCATCCCGATCCCACCGAGGACCAGCGCCTGGGCCAGGCGCTGCTGGCCAGCGACAAGAACCGCGCCGAAAACCTGATGATCGTGGACCTGCTGCGCAACGACCTGGGCCGGCTGGCCGAGCCCGGCTCGGTCAAGGTCGAGGCGCTGTTCTCGCTGGAACGCTATCCCACCGTCTGGACCATGACCTCGACCGTCTCGGCGCAGGCGCCGGACGCCACGCTCGAGGACGTGCTGCGCGCGCTGTTCCCCTGCGGATCCATCACCGGCGCCCCCAAGGTCGCCGCCATGCGCCGCATCCGCCAGATGGAAACCGCGCCGCGCGGCCTGTATTGCGGCAGCATCGGCTGGCTGGCCCCCGATGGCGACTTCTCGCTCAACGTGGCGATCCGCACGCTGGTGCTGGACGCGGCCGGCCACGGCGTCTACAGCGTCGGCGGCGGCATCGTGCATGACTCCGACCCGGCCGAGGAATGGCAGGAATGCCACTGGAAGGCCCGCATCCTGCGCGCCTGA
- a CDS encoding aminotransferase class IV family protein: protein MQPELIETILVDAEHRVPLLARHLRRLEQSCKALGYTWGGNAVQSDIMIAALSLNTPGAHRLRLLVARDGSRHIQTAVLPPLPAEQEIMLAPEALRSSEPLLRYKTTYRPWYTKTIEWLPAHPHIFDLVYLNERGELCEGSRSNVYLRLDGDWYTPPVDSGCLPGVQRAELLDTGNVTERVLTLADLHAADEIRLSNALRGWFTVTLRET from the coding sequence ATGCAACCCGAACTCATCGAGACCATCCTGGTCGACGCCGAGCACCGCGTGCCCCTGCTGGCGCGCCACCTGCGCCGCCTGGAGCAGTCGTGCAAGGCGCTGGGCTACACCTGGGGCGGCAACGCGGTGCAAAGCGACATCATGATCGCCGCGCTCAGCCTGAACACCCCCGGCGCGCACCGCCTGCGCCTGCTGGTCGCGCGCGACGGCAGCCGCCACATCCAGACCGCCGTGCTGCCGCCGCTGCCGGCAGAGCAGGAAATCATGCTGGCGCCCGAGGCGCTGCGCTCGTCCGAACCGCTGCTGCGCTACAAGACCACCTACCGCCCCTGGTACACCAAGACCATCGAATGGCTGCCGGCCCATCCGCACATCTTCGACCTGGTCTACCTGAACGAACGCGGCGAACTGTGCGAAGGCAGCCGCAGCAACGTCTACCTGCGCCTGGACGGCGACTGGTACACCCCGCCGGTCGACAGCGGCTGTCTGCCCGGCGTGCAGCGCGCCGAATTGCTCGACACCGGCAACGTCACGGAACGCGTGCTGACCCTGGCCGACCTGCACGCCGCCGACGAAATCCGCCTGTCCAACGCCCTGCGCGGCTGGTTCACCGTCACCCTGCGCGAAACCTGA